A window from Argopecten irradians isolate NY chromosome 3, Ai_NY, whole genome shotgun sequence encodes these proteins:
- the LOC138319658 gene encoding uncharacterized protein, with protein MTTGSIKALPYKVLAYLTPTSECENTGETILCYTVMTRRNRPVINVIDLSMERKMEVIPTNTVCAKNNRGHTGSPIKAKGDINRQSGRNDGGRGSPKSSSLDVRAKSLRPKSSASGKDLCNYVSYYKNIIPFQTTQKQTSSFLPSFCYPLTITSLRSTKDVKRSKSETNVRTEVKSSECLNFDDIRKDIDHTPERTGFKKDLFHFETNVYKRRRSHEHMNPGIKTWSSASELDHQTRKISETEYAIYDSKDSEPRIVRIRNDINFSCPILTNGSEYDFSTDGGFQDIDLSLDPNTIDISLDDDCFNT; from the exons ATGACCACAGGTAGTATAAAAGCTCTGCCGTACAAAGTGTTAGCCTATCTGACACCGACAAGCGAGTGCGAGAACACTGGGGAGACTATTCTCTGTTACACAG TCATGACGAGAAGGAACCGACCCGTCATCAATGTCATTGATTTAAGCATGGAGAGAAAAATGGAGGTTATACCAACTAATACAGTTTGTGCGAAAAACAACAGGGGGCATACGGGAAGTCCCATCAAAGCAAAAGGTGATATAAATAGACAATCCGGCAGGAATGATGGTGGGAGAGGTTCACCGAAATCTTCTAGTCTTGATGTACGAGCAAAATCTCTTCGACCAAAGTCTTCGGCCTCCGGGAAGGATCTCTGTAATTATGTATCttattataaaaacattatcCCTTTTCAAACAACACAAAAGCAGACATCTTCCTTTTTACCTTCCTTCTGTTATCCATTAACAATTACCTCGTTGCGAAGTACAAAAGATGTAAAACGGTCAAAGAGTGAAACCAATGTGAGAACGGAAGTGAAATCTTCTGAATGTTTGAATTTTGATGACATACGGAAAGACATTGACCACACACCCGAAAGAACTGGTTTTAAAAAGGACTTGTTTCATTTTGAGACGAACGTTTATAAACGTAGGAGATCGCATGAACATATGAATCCTGGCATTAAAACTTGGTCGTCTGCGAGTGAGCTGGACCACCAAACGCGGAAGATAAGCGAAACCGAATATGCCATTTATGACTCAAAAGACAGTGAGCCACGGATAGTTCGGATACGAAATGACATCAACTTCTCGTGTCCAATACTAACAAACGGGAGCGAATATGATTTTTCCACAGACGGGGGTTTCCAGGATATTGACTTATCACTTGACCCAAACACAATCGATATTTCTTTAGACGatgattgttttaatacataa